A window of Microbacterium sp. Root61 genomic DNA:
TCGCGATGCGTCTGATGAGCGCGGAGGGCGCCGTGCCGCTGCAGAGCATGCGCAAGGGCACGCTCGACTCCCGCGACTGGACCACGATCGCCTCGACGCGCGGTCGCATCAACGACGCACCGCTCTACATCGACGACAGCCCGAACATGACGCTGGTCGAGATCCGCGCGAAGTGCCGACGCCTCAAGCAGCGCGTCGGACTCAAGATGGTCGTCATCGACTACCTCCAGCTGATGACCAGCGGCAAGCGCGTGGAGTCGCGCCAGCAGGAGGTCTCGGAGTTCTCCCGTGCACTGAAGCTCCTCGCGAAGGAGCTGCAGGTGCCGGTCATCGCCCTGTCGCAGCTGAACCGTGGCGCCGAGCAGCGAGCCGATAAGAAGCCGGCCCTGTCCGACCTGCGTGAGTCCGGCTCGATCGAGCAGGACGCCGACATGGTCGTGCTGCTGCACCGCGAGGCCGCGTACGAGAAGGACAGCCCGCGCGCCGGCGAGGCAGACCTGATCGTCGCCAAGCACCGTAACGGTCCGACCGACACGATCACGGTCGCGTTCCAGGGCCACTTCTCGCGCTTCACCGATATGGCCGTCGGGGTCTAGTCGCACGCACCTCCTGCGATGAGGAGCGGCGGACGTCGGATCAGCCGCATAGGCTCGAACCATGACCGTGACGACGCGCCGTATGCAGGATCTGACCGTCCACGACCACATCCTCACGGTTCCGCTCGTGTGGTCCGATCCGGCGGACGGCCGCACGATCGACATCCATGCCGCGGTGGTCACCCGAGAGGGCGGCGAGAACCTGCCGTTCCTCGTGTTCCTGCAGGGCGGGCCCGGCCACGAGGCCCCGCGCCCGTTCCATTCGCCGTCCGGACCCTTCTGGCTCGACGCCGCGCTGCAGCACTACCGCGTCGTCATGCTCGACCAGCGCGGCACGGGCCTCTCCACGCCGGTCGGCGACGGCGACCTCGAGCGCGGCACCGCGGCGCTCGCCGAGTACATCACCCACCTGCGCGCCGACGCGATCGTGCGCGACTGCGAGGCCGTACGCGCACACCTCGGCGCCGACACGTGGAGCGTGCTGGGGCAGTCCTTCGGCGGGTTCACCACTCTGGCCTACCTGTCGACGGATGCCGTGTCCCTCGAGCACGTCTACATCACGGGCGGCCTCAGTGCGGTGGGGCGGCATCCCGACGACATCTACTCCCTCACCTACGACAAGATGCGCACCGAGTCGGCGAAGTACTACCGGCGCTTCCCCGCGCACCGGGATGCCCTCCGCCGAGTCATCGACCTTGCGGACGCCGGTGGGCTGACGCTCCCCGGCGGCGAGGTGGTATCGGTGTCGCGCGTCCGCTCGCTCGGGTCGCTGCTCGGCACGAACGACGGCTGGCAGACGCTGTGGTCGCTGCTCGAGCTGGAGCCGCACACCAACGCGTTCCGCCATGACTTCGCCGCGGCGATGCCGTTCGGTACGCGCAACCCGCT
This region includes:
- a CDS encoding alpha/beta fold hydrolase, which encodes MTVTTRRMQDLTVHDHILTVPLVWSDPADGRTIDIHAAVVTREGGENLPFLVFLQGGPGHEAPRPFHSPSGPFWLDAALQHYRVVMLDQRGTGLSTPVGDGDLERGTAALAEYITHLRADAIVRDCEAVRAHLGADTWSVLGQSFGGFTTLAYLSTDAVSLEHVYITGGLSAVGRHPDDIYSLTYDKMRTESAKYYRRFPAHRDALRRVIDLADAGGLTLPGGEVVSVSRVRSLGSLLGTNDGWQTLWSLLELEPHTNAFRHDFAAAMPFGTRNPLYYVFHESSFADGYATRWSADRVEPADFAADPTLLTGEHVRLEWLDTVPGFQPWRDVTLALADFEWPRLYDAAAIAASGARGAAAVYANDVFVPLEFSMETAGLLPGVTPWITSEHEHNGLRSGDVLSRLIDIAHGRRVR